The window ATGCCGAAGACCCTCACCTCTCCACCGGTGGGCATAAGCTCACCGGTTACCTGGCGGACCAGTGTGGTCTTACCCGCGCCGTTCGGCCCGAGAAGGCTGAAAAGCTCGCCCGGGGCCACTCGCAGGCTGACGTTGTCGTTGGCCAGCGGGCCGCGCCGGTACTGTTTGGAGAGGTTGACCACCTCAATAGCTGTTTCAAGGTTGGCAGAGTCTGTCAATTGTCCATCTGAAGTCTGTTATCCCACTAAAAAGCCACTCTACCATAGCCACAGGCTGTTTACAAAGCTGCGCTGCCGTGCTATATACTGGGTAGCACAACTGACCCGTCTACCGGTACAAGGAGGAGGACCCTGGCCTCAGAACTTGCGGAAAGGCATGTCGTCACCTGTTTTCTTGAGTCTAACGACGAAATCCTTCTACTGCGGCGCAGCCAGCAGGTAGGCAGCTACCGGGGACACTGGGCTGGAGTCAGCGGTTACGTGGAGTCTACCCCGGATGAGCAGGCCCTGACCGAGATAGGGGAGGAAACCGGTCTTGAGCCGGAGGATGTTCACCTGCTCAAGAAAGGCAAGGTCCTCCGGGTAGATGACGAGGGTCTCGGTGTCCGCTGGATGGTGCACCCCTATCTCTTCCACGTCAAGGACAGGGATAAGATAAGGACGGACTGGGAGCATACCGGGGCGAAATGGATTGCTCCACGGGAGATAGGTG of the Dehalococcoidales bacterium genome contains:
- a CDS encoding NUDIX pyrophosphatase, translated to MASELAERHVVTCFLESNDEILLLRRSQQVGSYRGHWAGVSGYVESTPDEQALTEIGEETGLEPEDVHLLKKGKVLRVDDEGLGVRWMVHPYLFHVKDRDKIRTDWEHTGAKWIAPREIGDYPTVPRLKETLERVLQAPEEED